The following proteins come from a genomic window of Synergistaceae bacterium:
- the uvrA gene encoding excinuclease ABC subunit UvrA encodes MTDTITIRGAREHNLKNVDLDLPRGKLIVITGPSGSGKSSLAFDTLYAEGQRRYVESLSAYARQFLGVQKKPDVDEISGLSPAISIEQKGTGHNPRSTVGTVTEIYDYFRLLFGRIGIPHCPKCGKPVQRHSIDEILGYILEHEDGARVEILSPLVRGKKGEFRNLFSQTQAKGYTRTRVDGTTYYLEEEISLDKNKRHTIEAVIDRLRVSADKRTRLAESVEAALKLSDGYVLIAPEGKAEYTMTENYSCPDCEISMPEIEPALFSFNVPKGACPDCGGLGSHEHFSRELAIDPERSVLDGAVIPWRSKPHSITKLNMFAEKHGWDLSVAWKDLSPEVQDFIWNGSGDEKLPMIFDEKGIARPYMGRFEGVTGWLEAKLKWFADNENVADEVVSYREEDVCKTCGGLRLRQEALNVKVSGYGIGDLLTMPVDKLLAVMKSLTLTKNESIIIGQVMSEILKRLEFLVDVGVGYLSLLRRADTLSGGESQRIRLATQIGSNLSGVLYVLDEPTIGLHSRDTEKLIRSLKSIKALGNTVVVVEHDRDTMQAADELIELGPEAGENGGRILYAGSYDDVLKTDGQTARYLRGEASGIVRPETRRSPSGWFTVKGAAHNNLKHIDVKIPAGVFTCISGVSGSGKSSLVYDVLYKGMRRMLDRDFRERPGKFTSIEGADMFDNIVLVDQSPIGRTPRSNPATYTGVFSLIREFFAQLPEARVRGYNAGRFSFNVKGGRCEACGGAGSVKTSMLFLPDIYSDCEICHGTRYNHETLEVRFKGKNIADVLGMTVDEAIEFFADIPKIAGKLKVIQDAGLGYIQLGQSALTLSGGEAQRVKLAKELSKKFGGRTLYLLDEPTTGLYYTDVKKLLQIVHRMIDKNKCTVIFIEHNLDVLMSADYIIDLGPEGGEAGGEIVTFGTPEEVIKSNTGYTAKFLQTYSQEV; translated from the coding sequence ATGACAGACACAATCACAATCAGAGGCGCGAGGGAGCACAACCTCAAGAACGTTGACCTTGACCTTCCGCGCGGAAAGTTAATCGTTATCACCGGCCCGTCCGGCTCAGGGAAATCGTCTCTGGCGTTCGACACTCTTTACGCTGAGGGGCAGAGAAGGTACGTCGAGAGCTTGTCTGCTTATGCGCGGCAGTTTCTCGGCGTTCAGAAGAAGCCCGACGTTGACGAGATCTCCGGCCTGTCGCCCGCAATCTCAATCGAGCAGAAAGGCACGGGGCACAACCCACGCTCAACCGTCGGGACAGTTACGGAGATATACGACTACTTCAGGCTGTTGTTCGGACGAATCGGAATCCCGCACTGCCCGAAATGTGGAAAGCCCGTACAGCGGCACAGCATCGACGAGATTCTAGGGTACATCCTCGAGCACGAGGACGGAGCGAGAGTCGAGATACTTTCGCCGTTAGTGAGGGGCAAGAAGGGAGAGTTCCGAAACCTCTTCAGCCAGACGCAGGCGAAAGGCTACACGCGCACACGGGTTGACGGCACAACTTATTACCTCGAGGAAGAAATCTCCCTCGACAAGAACAAACGCCACACCATTGAAGCAGTGATTGACCGTCTGAGAGTTTCCGCCGACAAGCGCACGAGGCTGGCGGAGAGCGTTGAAGCCGCGCTGAAATTGTCGGATGGTTACGTGCTTATTGCTCCTGAGGGCAAGGCCGAATACACTATGACCGAGAATTACTCCTGCCCCGACTGTGAAATCTCGATGCCGGAAATAGAGCCCGCATTGTTCTCGTTTAACGTCCCTAAAGGTGCGTGCCCTGACTGCGGAGGACTGGGAAGCCACGAGCATTTTTCGCGGGAGCTTGCGATTGACCCGGAACGTTCCGTGCTCGACGGCGCGGTTATCCCTTGGCGGTCGAAGCCTCACTCAATCACCAAGCTCAACATGTTCGCGGAGAAGCACGGCTGGGACTTGTCGGTAGCGTGGAAGGACCTTTCTCCCGAAGTTCAGGACTTCATCTGGAACGGAAGCGGGGACGAGAAGCTGCCGATGATTTTCGACGAGAAGGGAATAGCCCGCCCGTACATGGGACGCTTTGAGGGCGTAACGGGATGGCTTGAAGCAAAGCTGAAGTGGTTTGCGGACAACGAGAACGTTGCGGACGAGGTTGTGTCTTACCGTGAAGAGGACGTGTGCAAGACCTGCGGAGGGTTACGCTTGCGGCAGGAAGCCCTGAACGTCAAAGTGTCGGGTTACGGCATCGGAGACCTTCTCACTATGCCGGTGGATAAACTCTTGGCCGTCATGAAGTCCCTAACTCTCACCAAGAATGAATCAATAATCATCGGCCAAGTCATGAGCGAAATCCTCAAGAGGTTAGAATTTCTCGTTGATGTCGGAGTAGGTTACCTGTCGTTACTGCGGAGGGCTGACACGCTTTCAGGCGGAGAGTCGCAGAGAATACGCCTCGCAACACAGATAGGCTCTAACCTCAGCGGAGTGCTCTACGTCCTCGACGAACCCACGATAGGCCTTCACTCCCGCGACACGGAGAAGCTGATACGTTCGCTGAAGTCGATCAAGGCACTCGGTAACACCGTAGTAGTCGTCGAGCATGACCGCGACACTATGCAGGCGGCAGACGAACTGATAGAGCTCGGCCCTGAAGCCGGAGAGAACGGAGGCAGGATTCTCTACGCGGGGAGCTATGACGACGTGCTGAAGACTGACGGCCAGACGGCGAGATACCTGCGCGGCGAGGCATCGGGAATCGTGAGGCCTGAAACGCGTCGTTCACCTTCGGGGTGGTTCACGGTGAAGGGTGCGGCACACAACAACCTGAAGCACATTGACGTGAAGATTCCGGCGGGAGTGTTCACGTGCATTAGCGGGGTGTCGGGCTCGGGCAAAAGCTCTCTGGTCTACGATGTTCTGTACAAGGGAATGCGCAGGATGCTTGACCGTGATTTTAGGGAGCGTCCCGGCAAGTTCACCAGCATTGAGGGAGCTGATATGTTCGACAACATCGTTCTTGTCGACCAGTCGCCTATAGGCAGGACTCCGCGCTCAAACCCTGCGACGTACACGGGAGTCTTCTCGCTGATCCGTGAGTTCTTCGCGCAATTGCCGGAAGCCAGAGTGAGGGGCTACAACGCCGGACGGTTCAGCTTCAACGTCAAGGGCGGGCGGTGTGAGGCCTGCGGAGGTGCGGGGAGCGTGAAAACGTCTATGCTGTTCCTGCCGGACATATACTCTGACTGCGAAATCTGTCATGGCACAAGGTACAACCACGAGACGCTGGAGGTGCGCTTCAAGGGGAAGAACATTGCGGACGTTCTGGGGATGACGGTTGACGAGGCTATAGAGTTCTTTGCTGACATCCCGAAGATTGCCGGGAAGCTCAAGGTGATTCAGGACGCGGGGCTGGGGTATATTCAGCTGGGGCAGTCAGCACTGACGCTCTCAGGAGGAGAGGCACAGCGCGTGAAGCTCGCTAAAGAACTGTCGAAGAAGTTCGGAGGTAGGACACTGTACCTGCTTGACGAACCGACGACGGGGCTCTACTACACGGACGTGAAGAAGCTGCTGCAGATTGTTCACAGGATGATCGACAAGAACAAGTGCACAGTGATATTCATTGAGCACAACCTTGACGTATTAATGTCGGCAGATTATATAATTGACTTGGGGCCGGAAGGCGGAGAGGCCGGAGGGGAAATCGTAACCTTCGGGACACCTGAAGAGGTCATTAAGAGCAATACAGGCTATACGGCAAAATTCTTGCAGACATATTCACAGGAGGTATAA
- a CDS encoding AEC family transporter produces the protein MTVFQRMLNTQALMFVYVVTGIIMAKTKILKHEGRSSFINLLLDITLPCMILDSFNVDIGIDELIAACEIMVISTVCVVIAWFMGKFLWRKESVNRYAVLQFSTLFSNAGNAGMPIVASVFGAQGVFYASFYLLPVRVLIWTLGLSLFVDGGNTKERMMILAKTPSLVVVFVGIALMFMPFKLPGVLSVAIKNIGDMTGPLSMMIIGAALGESDLRSAFDADAFKLTAVRLAVLPIIYMVLMKLAGVDTLLWQVAVVLTAMPAAANTEIIAEMYGKDYQFAARCVVVSTIISLVSVPLLTLLF, from the coding sequence ATGACTGTATTCCAGCGTATGCTGAACACTCAAGCCTTGATGTTCGTCTACGTAGTTACCGGCATCATCATGGCCAAGACAAAGATACTTAAGCACGAGGGACGCTCCAGCTTCATAAATCTTCTGCTGGACATCACGCTTCCGTGCATGATTCTGGACTCCTTTAACGTTGATATAGGCATTGACGAGCTCATAGCCGCGTGTGAAATTATGGTTATCTCCACAGTCTGCGTAGTGATTGCGTGGTTTATGGGAAAATTCTTGTGGCGCAAAGAGAGCGTAAACCGTTATGCAGTCCTGCAGTTCTCGACTCTCTTCTCGAATGCCGGGAATGCCGGTATGCCGATTGTCGCATCAGTCTTCGGTGCGCAGGGAGTGTTTTACGCGTCATTCTACCTTCTGCCGGTTAGAGTGCTCATCTGGACGCTGGGGCTGTCGCTGTTCGTTGACGGCGGGAACACTAAGGAACGCATGATGATTCTCGCGAAAACTCCTAGCCTCGTTGTGGTGTTCGTTGGCATCGCGTTAATGTTCATGCCGTTCAAGCTGCCGGGAGTTCTGTCCGTCGCCATAAAGAACATCGGGGACATGACCGGCCCGCTGTCGATGATGATAATCGGTGCGGCACTCGGTGAAAGCGATCTGCGTTCGGCGTTCGACGCTGATGCGTTCAAGCTGACAGCTGTAAGGCTGGCGGTGCTCCCGATAATCTACATGGTCTTGATGAAGCTGGCGGGAGTTGATACTTTGCTGTGGCAGGTTGCGGTGGTGCTGACTGCTATGCCTGCGGCGGCGAACACGGAAATCATCGCGGAGATGTACGGCAAGGACTACCAGTTCGCGGCACGGTGCGTTGTTGTCTCGACGATAATATCACTCGTGAGCGTTCCTCTGCTTACCCTACTCTTCTAG
- a CDS encoding bifunctional folylpolyglutamate synthase/dihydrofolate synthase: MNTFDTLEELLHRHSANRIIPGLERIERLLERLGNPQDTFKAIHIVGTNGKGSTGAFISSVLRASHYKTAFYSSPHLESPGERLLIDGQPLSADEWIDAVNEAVSVIREDEDPPSYFELLTAGAFLLMRRKKVDVGVVEAGLGGKLDATNTMHNVICTAIASISIDHTEYLGPTLEDIAGEKFAVVRKDTPACFSGNPASLIPMFKKVCRERGAQPFVVSESARVVGVNVSPEGVTLGFSDGSFEIEEVRTKLTGSYQVKNAALALSALSLVRNVLPCISVSSVREGMAVAFWPGRLEVVAYDPDIVLDGGHNLDGVKNLCASVKELWPGKKIGIVYAAMRDKDYAGCLELMSSELDPKLYVTTVPGMPRAAVPDELLGASRGLAWRNEPEGFALPEDALKKARNDGNDVVVVCGSLYLVGYIRGKIGSRD, encoded by the coding sequence ATGAACACATTTGACACGCTTGAAGAATTACTGCACAGACATTCCGCCAACAGAATAATTCCCGGCCTTGAGAGAATAGAGCGGCTGCTTGAACGTCTCGGCAATCCTCAGGACACCTTCAAGGCGATTCACATTGTCGGAACGAACGGCAAAGGCTCAACTGGAGCGTTCATCTCGTCGGTGCTGCGGGCATCGCATTACAAGACGGCGTTCTACTCGAGCCCGCACCTCGAGAGCCCGGGAGAGAGGCTGCTCATTGACGGCCAGCCTCTGAGCGCGGATGAATGGATTGACGCTGTGAACGAAGCAGTGAGCGTCATCCGTGAGGACGAAGACCCGCCGTCGTACTTCGAGCTTCTGACTGCGGGGGCGTTCCTGCTGATGAGGCGGAAGAAGGTTGACGTGGGAGTTGTTGAGGCCGGGCTTGGCGGCAAGCTCGACGCGACGAACACCATGCACAACGTGATCTGTACAGCTATCGCGTCAATCTCAATCGACCACACGGAATATCTCGGCCCGACGCTTGAGGACATTGCGGGGGAAAAATTCGCTGTTGTGAGGAAGGACACTCCGGCGTGCTTCTCCGGGAATCCCGCGTCATTAATCCCTATGTTCAAGAAAGTCTGCAGGGAGCGGGGAGCTCAGCCGTTCGTCGTGAGCGAATCAGCTCGTGTAGTCGGAGTGAATGTTTCGCCGGAAGGCGTAACGCTGGGCTTCTCGGACGGCAGCTTTGAGATTGAGGAAGTCAGGACGAAGCTGACCGGCAGCTATCAGGTGAAGAATGCTGCTCTTGCTCTGTCGGCCTTGTCGCTCGTGAGGAATGTCCTGCCCTGCATCAGCGTATCTTCTGTGCGTGAAGGCATGGCTGTTGCGTTTTGGCCGGGAAGGCTCGAGGTTGTAGCGTATGACCCTGACATTGTTCTTGACGGGGGGCACAACCTTGACGGCGTGAAGAACCTCTGCGCGAGCGTGAAAGAGCTGTGGCCGGGAAAGAAGATCGGGATTGTTTACGCGGCTATGAGGGACAAGGACTACGCGGGATGCCTTGAGCTGATGAGCAGTGAGCTTGACCCGAAGCTGTACGTTACGACAGTGCCGGGAATGCCCAGAGCAGCTGTGCCGGATGAGTTGTTGGGAGCGTCGAGGGGGCTGGCGTGGAGAAACGAGCCGGAAGGATTCGCTCTGCCGGAAGACGCGCTGAAGAAAGCACGCAATGACGGGAATGATGTTGTGGTTGTGTGCGGAAGCCTGTATCTTGTGGGGTACATTAGGGGAAAGATAGGGAGCAGGGATTAG
- a CDS encoding adenosylhomocysteinase yields MADYEVADIELAQHGQNKIDWAWQYMPSLQFLYNKHRNDQPFKGATIAACLHLEAKTANLLITLKKLGARVAACGSNPLSTQDDICAALAKNGVNVYSRRGMSTEEYFSNVKKVLNYKPNVIIDDGADLVATVHTEMQDLIPNILGSSEETTSGVKRLKAMANQGVLKFPVIDVNDALSKYLFDNRYGTGQSVWDGFIRTTNMVVAGKTVVVVGYGWCGRGVAMRAQGMGAHVVVTEIDPHKACEALMDGFRVMSMEKAARVGDIFLTLTGNIHVIRREHMMLMKNGAVLGNAGHFDVEISKPDLEALSDHIEHLRDNIDTYVMKDGRRINLLGEGRLTNLACADGHPIEIMDLSFSLQLASALHVYTHKLEPGLYPVPYETDRAVMESKLAALGIEIDTMTPEQTAYMRSWQE; encoded by the coding sequence ATGGCAGATTACGAAGTCGCTGACATCGAACTGGCTCAGCACGGACAGAACAAAATCGACTGGGCGTGGCAGTACATGCCCTCCCTGCAGTTCCTCTACAACAAGCACCGCAACGACCAGCCCTTCAAGGGAGCAACAATCGCCGCGTGCCTTCACCTTGAGGCCAAGACCGCAAACCTGCTCATCACCCTCAAGAAGCTCGGTGCACGTGTCGCCGCCTGCGGGAGCAATCCTCTCTCAACGCAGGACGACATCTGCGCCGCCCTCGCAAAGAACGGCGTGAACGTCTACAGCCGTCGCGGAATGTCCACAGAAGAATACTTCTCCAACGTCAAGAAGGTGCTGAACTACAAGCCCAACGTGATTATTGATGACGGAGCTGACCTTGTCGCGACAGTTCACACGGAGATGCAGGACTTGATACCCAACATTCTGGGCAGTTCTGAGGAGACGACATCGGGCGTTAAGCGTCTTAAGGCAATGGCGAATCAGGGAGTGCTGAAGTTCCCTGTTATCGACGTGAACGACGCACTGAGCAAGTACCTTTTCGACAACCGCTATGGTACGGGGCAATCTGTGTGGGACGGCTTCATTCGCACTACTAACATGGTTGTTGCGGGCAAGACCGTCGTAGTTGTGGGTTACGGCTGGTGCGGAAGAGGAGTAGCTATGCGCGCGCAAGGCATGGGGGCACATGTTGTAGTTACGGAGATTGACCCGCACAAAGCCTGCGAGGCACTGATGGACGGCTTCCGCGTAATGAGCATGGAGAAGGCCGCCCGTGTCGGCGACATCTTCCTGACCCTCACGGGGAACATTCATGTCATCCGCCGCGAACACATGATGCTGATGAAGAACGGCGCAGTTCTCGGGAACGCCGGACACTTCGACGTAGAGATAAGCAAGCCCGACCTCGAGGCACTCTCTGACCACATCGAGCACCTGCGCGACAACATCGACACCTACGTGATGAAGGACGGACGCAGGATAAACCTTCTCGGCGAAGGAAGATTGACGAACCTTGCGTGTGCGGACGGACACCCCATCGAGATTATGGACTTGAGCTTCTCGCTTCAGCTCGCCTCAGCACTGCACGTCTACACTCACAAGCTAGAGCCGGGACTTTACCCCGTACCTTACGAGACAGACCGCGCCGTGATGGAGTCGAAACTTGCGGCACTGGGCATCGAGATTGACACGATGACACCTGAACAGACCGCGTACATGAGGAGCTGGCAGGAATAA
- a CDS encoding amidohydrolase: MATLFKDVYIADGSRAKAERVHLLVSKGRIAEIIDASQTPPTADKIVSGRGRMAVIPGFVNAHTHAAMTLLRGLGEETPLMEWLQTQIWPVEDKLTPEYIYWGTLGAMLEMLSTGTTCFADMYFEMDRVAEAVLGTGMRAALCRGITAGEPGKIERSLENNLELAKAYHGREGLITVQLGPHAPYTVPMNYMKMITDAAKSNGLGVHFHFLETKGELDNLDMPAEDYLNESGLLDAPYTVLAHAVYLDPSVSLPDNVSLVHNPCSNLKLGSGIMPLPEWLDRGIPVALGTDGASSNNRLDMWEEMRTAALLHKGARRDPVCVSALDVLRMATYEGARAFGFSQKGMIREGWFADLVLVNLDRPHYIGVNEENLAMYLVYAGSSADVAGTMVNGRWLYRNGEYPTLDAEEIAVKAREAREAITK; encoded by the coding sequence ATGGCGACACTCTTCAAGGACGTATACATTGCTGACGGTTCGCGGGCAAAGGCAGAGCGGGTTCACCTTCTGGTCTCGAAGGGCAGGATTGCGGAGATTATTGACGCGTCGCAGACCCCTCCGACTGCAGACAAGATAGTTTCCGGCAGGGGAAGGATGGCGGTGATTCCCGGCTTCGTGAACGCACACACTCACGCGGCGATGACGCTTCTTCGCGGGCTCGGCGAGGAGACACCCTTAATGGAGTGGCTGCAGACACAGATATGGCCTGTGGAGGACAAGCTAACCCCCGAATACATTTACTGGGGAACGCTGGGTGCGATGCTGGAGATGTTATCCACAGGCACGACGTGCTTTGCTGATATGTACTTCGAGATGGACAGGGTAGCTGAGGCCGTGTTAGGTACAGGAATGCGCGCGGCACTCTGCAGGGGCATAACAGCAGGCGAGCCCGGCAAGATAGAGCGTTCGCTGGAGAACAACCTCGAGCTCGCGAAGGCGTATCACGGACGCGAGGGATTAATCACCGTTCAGCTCGGCCCTCATGCTCCGTACACTGTGCCTATGAACTACATGAAGATGATAACCGATGCGGCAAAGTCCAACGGTCTCGGGGTGCACTTCCACTTCTTGGAGACTAAGGGAGAGCTCGACAATCTCGATATGCCCGCAGAAGACTACCTTAACGAGTCCGGCCTTCTTGATGCACCGTATACTGTTCTTGCGCACGCGGTGTACCTTGACCCGTCAGTCTCTCTTCCCGATAATGTTTCTCTCGTGCACAACCCCTGCAGCAACCTGAAGCTCGGGAGCGGGATAATGCCTCTGCCGGAGTGGCTGGACAGGGGGATACCTGTTGCGCTCGGAACAGACGGAGCGTCGAGCAACAACCGCCTCGACATGTGGGAAGAGATGCGCACGGCCGCGCTTCTGCACAAGGGAGCACGGAGAGACCCTGTGTGCGTGTCCGCTCTCGATGTCCTGCGGATGGCGACGTACGAGGGTGCGAGGGCGTTCGGTTTCTCGCAGAAGGGAATGATTCGCGAGGGCTGGTTCGCTGACCTCGTGCTGGTGAACCTCGACAGGCCTCACTACATCGGCGTGAACGAGGAGAACCTAGCGATGTATCTTGTTTACGCGGGGAGTTCTGCGGATGTCGCGGGGACTATGGTCAACGGCCGCTGGCTGTACCGTAACGGCGAGTATCCGACGCTCGATGCGGAAGAGATAGCGGTTAAGGCACGCGAAGCCCGCGAGGCAATAACGAAATAG
- the ftsZ gene encoding cell division protein FtsZ, whose amino-acid sequence MNQDELFSLTDTSSQKAEQLVVFGVGGGGGNALNHIIESNVMGVDFVAANTDRKALESNRAPNRILLGEALTRGLGAGANPATGAAAAKESIDKIREYINGADMLFVTAGMGGGTGTGAAPIIAEAAKEMGVLVVGVVTKPFGFEMRKRMSTAEEGIAQLKKNVDALLIVENQKLLELDNGLKMKIVDAYKKVDEVLRQAVQGVTDLITKEGFINLDFADIKTILKAPENGGATIAIMGMGEGEGEGRARKAAEQAIHSPLMTLDLSGAKGMLLNVTTGPEITLEEMTQAADIIQSTADEDAQVIWGHVIDESLGDKVRVTLIATFPEGAQAVRKTSGATGGTVGGTRIPGSGTTPAGTGQTGGRIGIRPPLPPQPTPPQPLIRTGNRTLADLYNRKKNIVQEDFQEASLGEPSEESAAFPGGLKRSYDQPAYYRTTGRN is encoded by the coding sequence ATGAATCAGGACGAATTATTCAGCCTTACAGACACCAGTTCGCAGAAAGCAGAACAGCTGGTAGTCTTCGGAGTAGGAGGCGGAGGCGGAAACGCTCTCAACCACATAATTGAGTCCAACGTAATGGGCGTGGATTTCGTAGCCGCCAACACAGACCGCAAAGCCCTCGAGTCCAACCGTGCCCCCAACAGGATACTTCTGGGCGAGGCACTGACGCGCGGGCTCGGAGCGGGAGCTAACCCAGCCACAGGAGCTGCCGCCGCAAAAGAAAGCATCGACAAGATCCGCGAATACATCAACGGAGCAGACATGCTGTTCGTAACCGCAGGCATGGGCGGAGGGACAGGAACAGGAGCTGCACCCATCATCGCAGAAGCCGCCAAAGAAATGGGAGTGCTTGTTGTCGGCGTAGTAACCAAGCCGTTCGGGTTCGAGATGCGCAAGCGTATGTCAACCGCAGAAGAAGGCATCGCACAGCTCAAGAAGAACGTTGACGCGCTGCTTATCGTCGAGAACCAGAAGCTGCTTGAGCTCGACAACGGCCTAAAGATGAAGATAGTCGACGCGTACAAGAAGGTTGATGAGGTGCTCCGTCAGGCGGTGCAGGGAGTTACTGACCTCATCACGAAGGAAGGCTTCATCAACCTGGACTTTGCGGACATCAAGACCATCCTGAAAGCTCCCGAGAACGGCGGTGCAACGATCGCCATCATGGGCATGGGAGAAGGCGAAGGTGAAGGACGTGCCCGCAAGGCCGCAGAGCAGGCTATACACTCGCCGCTTATGACGCTTGACCTTTCCGGCGCGAAGGGAATGCTCCTCAACGTAACGACCGGCCCGGAAATCACGCTCGAGGAGATGACGCAGGCGGCGGACATCATACAGTCGACGGCCGACGAGGACGCGCAGGTAATCTGGGGGCACGTTATTGACGAGTCGCTGGGCGACAAGGTGCGCGTAACGCTCATTGCGACGTTCCCTGAGGGAGCACAGGCCGTGAGGAAGACCAGCGGTGCAACAGGCGGAACGGTCGGCGGGACAAGAATTCCCGGCAGCGGAACGACACCTGCAGGCACAGGCCAGACCGGCGGAAGAATAGGCATCCGTCCTCCTCTGCCGCCTCAGCCCACGCCGCCACAGCCCCTCATAAGAACGGGGAACAGGACATTAGCGGACTTGTACAACAGGAAGAAGAACATAGTTCAGGAAGATTTTCAGGAAGCATCGTTAGGAGAACCGAGCGAGGAAAGCGCGGCATTTCCGGGAGGATTGAAGAGATCATATGACCAGCCAGCCTACTACAGAACGACCGGCAGGAACTGA
- a CDS encoding SPOR domain-containing protein, translating to MTSQPTTERPAGTERRPRMRRGIKKRGILPSFGDIVLPVVSVAAVGLLILAGRQFFISGMNTAPEITSTKAYAEAPALIAEREKEQEASLPPVQPAAPEVVEEAPQKEAETLAVAEPIPPITAPAKASAPAPAPAKKTEPAKAAAVPMDKQWRVQIGSYGSKAAAQEAAKKVKKAGYKAVVYQNPASKYVKVWVEGGVSKYQAGLVVDAMKKLGYKTSFAFPPAKK from the coding sequence ATGACCAGCCAGCCTACTACAGAACGACCGGCAGGAACTGAGCGTCGGCCAAGAATGCGTAGAGGAATCAAGAAGCGCGGTATATTGCCGTCATTCGGAGACATTGTCCTGCCAGTGGTGAGCGTTGCGGCTGTGGGACTGCTTATACTTGCGGGACGGCAGTTCTTCATCAGCGGCATGAACACTGCGCCGGAGATAACTTCAACGAAGGCGTACGCTGAAGCACCGGCTCTCATTGCTGAGCGCGAGAAGGAACAGGAAGCCTCTCTGCCTCCCGTGCAGCCTGCTGCTCCTGAGGTTGTGGAGGAAGCTCCGCAGAAAGAAGCAGAGACGCTAGCTGTTGCCGAACCTATACCTCCGATAACCGCTCCGGCAAAGGCATCAGCACCCGCGCCAGCTCCGGCCAAGAAGACCGAACCCGCGAAAGCCGCCGCTGTCCCGATGGACAAACAGTGGAGGGTACAGATAGGCTCGTACGGCTCTAAGGCAGCAGCTCAGGAGGCCGCAAAGAAGGTCAAGAAGGCGGGCTACAAGGCTGTTGTGTACCAGAACCCGGCCTCGAAGTACGTGAAGGTCTGGGTTGAAGGAGGAGTAAGCAAGTATCAGGCCGGTCTTGTTGTTGATGCGATGAAGAAGCTCGGCTACAAGACGAGTTTTGCTTTTCCGCCAGCAAAGAAGTAG